The sequence TAACCACTGCATacaatgcttcttcttctccttctctttcatgttcttcttcttgttcaagTCATCATCTTTGATTCTACCatcatcttccttcttttctctcccaagcttaggacaatgcgagcgaagatgatcaagtactccacactcaaaacaacgattcggttctcctcttttcttgttcctaacatttttcatagctcgagaaaatttgttagataacaaaaccaagtcctcctcctcgaactgttcgagttgatcatcggacatggcattaaataaagcaagaacagaagactttgatgaagaagcaccaacatccaaagaacTCAAAGACGAAACCAATGCACTAGACTTAGAATCGACTTTACGagcaagaatattcatctcatgagttttcaattttgtgtaaagcgaatccaaagtcaaagtagatatgttaacagactcctgaatagatgtaactttcatctcccaaatagacatgtcaagaccattcaaaaagtgacgagaaatcttagattgtggataattagcatcataagaagaatcaacagatctaagatcattcaaaattttattaaacctagaaagatagtcatccaaagcttctccaggtttcatctcaaatttaatatattcctttttgaaaagatcacgacgaagttctttaatgttatttgttccctgatgaaaattactcaaagcaatccaaatctcatgggcagtttgaagatgagcaacacgatcataatccgaacgagaaatcccactcaaaagaatattgcgagctttgcaattttgttcaaaaacagttttttcagcagcaatattaatagctttaggaatcacataaggatgagaaacttttctccgaatatcataatcttcaaccataatgtaagattgcatcctactacaccaatgagaaaaatccgttccatcgaaaacatgcagcttagttgaaaacctagcaggagtagccatggcaaaaactctagatcgataaaaatccaaagaagaaaacaaggctctgataccacttgtaggatcgaaacacaagaactaagccaaccagagggggggtgaatggttggtatacccaaaaaccaaaaacttttagcggaaataaaagttaccctcgaagtCGATGGATTGTGGTCTGACCGAAGGTGttgagccggtctgaccacctgatgtacgtcggtctgaccgatgtagatcgatcggtcgaaccgccgagatcgcctgctGCCGACTGAAGCCGcccccggtctgaccgcccttacgttcgccggtctgaccgccgccttgtcgccggtctgaccgtcgaaacccggtgaaacacaaattgaagaactctcaaagtagatgacaactttattacttctctctgtgtttacaaagtgcaacaacagcactccttacaaaaatctcgactaaactcgaaaccctaactaaactatcaactccaTGCTCTGAAAAGCGatacaaaagcgataccgggaagcctcacgctctccctctatttatacataagGTAGGTagcctaaagccatgaaccaaactcatactaagagtcctaaacaccttaggaaaccctctagtataagaaagaaactttacataaccaatcgtaccaaatttggactctttccaaattcgactccgcatcccatacgcacacaatacctccatcgtatggcatatggaatcttcactaaccacgtgcatcaactctagccttagtatcccgcatgatatctgaccaccacggacatcgtcttaccaccaagtcgactcccggtccatcaccgcaaatactcttccgaggcatcgagtcacctacacatgaaacaaacaaagaaaccatattccaagaccaagctatccccaacttgactcattagtagcaaacaacagtattacatacgtatagtatccatctagaagccataaccatgaacaatcacggatatccaaagaaacaacccgaaaccgaaaccgacacagcgtcggccggtcagaccacgggcctggccggtctgaccgcacacaTAGCACCGGTCCGACCGGCAACCTCCGCCCGGTCGGACCGgacacataaaataacagtgaatccgatcatcacctgaaaattaattatctccaaaactacttcgacgataatctccaaatatcaaaaccaataatcacagatgtcaattgttcatcacagaataagaatcaaaacacacattgatcttacaaattgtaatatatatgattgttactAGCTGGCCATGCTGAAACGAGATAGATGTACAGTACTTGATTGCTTCCAGTAAATTGATAAAATCCAAGCATACATGCGGTACCCTGTAATATCTATATATCGATCTGAGTATAGCTGCTGGCTGAACAACCAAGGGAATAGCGACCGAGTACCtgctgcatgcatatatgaGATCGACCTGGCCTTTTTGTAGTACAGTATTAATTTGTTGCCTTGGAAGCAACAGATCGATTCATCTGTAGTATTGTATACATAGCTGCTTGCTGGCTATAGCTACAAGAGGCACGCGCGTACGACGTCCGTCCATGGATGGATGACGACATATCTTCAATTGCATGcattcatccatccatcgatttGTTTTCCTTCCAAGCTACGGCGGCCCGCGCCCAAACAACTAACATCGTATCTGTCTATCTATCTCTCGATCGACACCAAACCAAACGAGATATATAATCTTTTCTAGGAGTactttatatactccctccgtttcaaaatgtttgacaccgttgactttttagtacatatttgaccgttcgtcttattcaaaaaaatttgtgaaatatgtaaaattatatgtgcacatgaaagtatatttaacaatgaatcaaatgatatgaaaataataaataattacttaaatttttgaataagatgaatggtcaaacatatactaaaaagttaacggtgtcaaacattttgaaacggagggagtatatatcaacAGCGAGACATATATACTACTAGCTATATATGAATGAATATATGCAGAGATCAACAAGagggcatatatatgcatagtcGTAGTAGGtagccatcgatcgatcagtctCTCTCATATCAGGTAAGGTTAAGTTGCAGGCAGGGCAGGGTATGTAGGCCCGGCCAGGGATTCCTACGTACATACTACGTAACGTACGCATGCATCATATTCATATATGTACACTCCTATTACTACACATGCACCTCCGGAAATTAACTACTGAGATAGATAGTTAGCACCAAGCCACCAACTACCACAGACTTTTTAAATAATGGACTGTCTATTACACATCTCATATAAAATATCTCTTaaaatcttataatttttaaacCGTTAAATCACATTAAGATTCGTACAGACACTCAAACCCTAATCTATTCCTCCTCTTTTTCGTTTTCCCTTAGCCCCACACCCCAGAACCTTTCGATGCCCTACTCGGTTAATCTCCGTTGTCGCTGCCTCCTTTGCCGCCATCACCTAATGCCCCGTCGCCTAGCCTCGCCGGTTGGTCGGAAGGTGGTTGACGGTGTTGGCAAGACCCACCTCAAGTTGTCGGTGGTAAGGTGCCCCGCCTCATCGTCCTTCACATCACTATCAGCTCCCCGCCACCTGATCCGCTCCTATCGGCCATCACCGCCTAACCCGCCGCTCCATTTTGCCCCACTGCCAACATCGGCCGACCGTTGACTGTTGACCCTACGTCTTTGGTAGTGGCAACGCCACCTTGCCGCCTGCCAGTTCCATCTCCTACGTCCATAACTCTAAGCCCAACCatcttctccttcttccccctccctcttccCCACCCATACCCCAATACGGGACCCTAATGTGTAGACCCTCTGCTAGATTTAATTTTAGGGTGCTATCGACACTGAAGAAGAAGAGTAGGTCGTCGGAGTTGAAGGAAAAGGACCTAAATCATAAATCACAAAGCATATTTGTTGATCTAAATTCTATAAAATTTAGGGATGGGTTTTCTTTCGATTGAAGGTTGGCAATTCCGTACGTTTTAACAATCACATCTACACACATCTTGTTGCAGTCGCATCTTCTGCTGGGGCACGCATGCATCGCAATATTATAGTTGCCTTGCCGGCAGCCTTTGCAACCTATAACTGCATGCCTGCCATCCATCTACTTCCACTGTAAACGTACGTTTCATTTCTCGGACGACATCTCAACTAACGAAAGGGATTATGTGTTCTACTGTGCTAGCTGGAGTAGCTGCTAGATCGACCAGAAAAGGTGTAGGCAAGCAGCCACGCACATGCATTTTCTgcgtagtacgtacgtactactaGCTATGTTATCTTAGTTTGCACTGTTCGTCATCTTTATTAATTCCTGCAAAGGAATCGGAAAACTTAATTATGTATGTAATCTCTCCCGGCCCCACCTAATTTTTTCTGATGCTAGCTACTATGGTAGTTTGCATGTATGCAACGTGAAAAATAACAGCGTGTAGGGTAACTTTCCATGACACAGCTGCAGAGCTGCTAGCGTCGAcagagctaattaattaagagtTCAATTAGCTGGGCTGTCATGGAATGGGCGCACACAAGTGTATATATAAGAAGCAGCTTCCATCCATCTATCTCTCACACTGATCCAGGCTCTCTCCACTACTATATGCAAGTTAAGTTAGTGCACTGAAGGAGAGCCTGAGATACGTCGTCGTACACACTTGATTAATTAATGGCGTGGAGGAACAGCGGGCGGGTGAAGGTGATGAacaggaggagcagcaggatGGCAGTCATGGCAGCCGCCGTGCTGGCCGTGTGCAGCTTTGCGGCGGTGACCATGGCCCAGCTGGAGATGGACTTCTACAGCAAGACGTGCCCGAACGTCGAGGAGATCGTCCGGCGGGAGATGGAGGAGATCCTCCGGGTGGCGCCGACGCTCGCCGgcccgctcctccgcctccatttccacgactgcttcgtcaggGTACTGTCTCATGCatctcatcgatcgatcgatcatatcgctagctagcttgctttaATTTAATTACTCCTGCAGGGGTGCGACGCGTCGGTGCTGATCGACTCGACGGCCGGCAACGTGGCGGAGAAGGACGCCAAGCCCAACCTCACTCTCCGCGGCTTCGGGGCGGTGCAGCGGGTCAAGGACAAGCTCAACGCCGCCTGCCCGGccaccgtctcctgcgccgacgtcCTCGCCCTCATGGCCCGtgacgccgtcgtcctcgccaaCGGGCCCTCCTGGCCCGTCTCGctcggccgccgcgacggccgccTCTCCATCGCCAACGACACCAACCAGCTGCCGCCCCCCACCGCCAACTTCACCCAGCTCTCCCAGATGTTCGCCGCCAAAGGCCTCGACGCCAAGGACCTCGTCGTCCTCTCCGGCGGCCACACGCTCGGCACGGCGCACTGCGCGCTCTTCTCCGACCGCCTCTACAACTTCACCGGCCTGGTGAACGACGGCGACGTGGACCCGGCGCTGGACGCGGCGTACATGGCGAAGCTCAAGGCCAAGTGCCGGAGCCTGAGCGACAACACCACCCTGTCGGAGATGGACCCCGGCAGCTTCCTCACCTTCGACGCCAGCTACTACCGGCTGGTGGCCAAGCGCCGCGGCATCTTCCACTCCGACTCCGCGCTGCTCACCGATCCCGTCACCAGGGCCTACGTCGAGCGCCAGGCAACCGGCCACTTCGCCGACGACTTCTTCCGCGACTTCGCCGACTCCATGGTGAAGATGAGCACCATTGACGTGCTCACCGGGGCGCAGGGCGAGATCAGGAACAAGTGCTACGCCATCAACATATAATAAAGtaactgcatctgcatgcatgcgcaCTAATCAAAGGTTCGATTTATTTGGTTTCTtccgtcaatttttttaattggtTTCAGTTTATTTGCAAAAAAGATCGTGTTAATTTGGTTTGGGTACAGTACAGATGAACGAATCCATCACTGCGTactatgtatatgtgtgtaacTGATGTACTATGTACGTAGATTGCATGCCAATGGGTTTCTTGTTTTGCtactttttaatttgttttttgggGTGCGTGGCATCTATGTTCAACTCTTGTGAATTCATTCATGATATATGTAATAAGTTCAAACGAGACAATAACTAAAATATACTCTCTTTCACAATTTATCACTAGTAACTGTTGACTTGAATGTTTTTGCACCCAATCTAGGTATATATACATCATGCCTGCattgatatatactccctccgttctagaATATAGAgagttttagagttagacacaattattaaaaaagtagatATAATTAAATATGAAGGGGTTGTTATTTGTTGAGAAGTGAagataggtgggaaaagtgaatgttggagggttatgattggttgggaaaaaaatgttggtggagaagttgttatattttgagacaaattctAGAtactaaaaattgttatattttgggacggagggagtacatgccaTACTTATGTACTGTGTTTTTCATAGGCATTTTGGAAATGGACATTCTGATTATATCGATGATGGGCTCAATTCAGCCCGTTACTTGATTAGCAAAGGAGCCCATGCATAGTCCAAACAGGCCTTAAGCCATGACTCTATTCGTCTGTCTTGTTTATTTGGGCCTAAACTAGCTCAGCCCCTGTCTGCTGCTACGAATCTCATGGCATTTGACCTGGTTCCGTGTTTCCTCCGAACGAGGCTATCAGTCCATTCTTCGACTGTACAATGACACCAACTACTCTCTTCGATCCCAACTATAAATgtttataggattcaaattttctacgcaatataaacttttttagaACATCGACCAACTAATCAGGCGCTAAGAAGAATTTGAGAATTtaagaatttcaaatttcaaattttatgtaATGAGTTGACTGAAAGGGAATATTTTCCCTACCTTTAATCTTTGGTAAATGACTTAAGAGAATACTTATATTTAAGAGCGGTAGGAGTAATTACTAGCTTGTATGCTTTTGAAAAACACATATCAGTTAAGACATTTGCTTTGGTTcaacaaaaagtatctcgaggtaccggcCGATACCTCACGGTatcaaatcgtttccgatcgttggagCTAGCTGGGCAGGATGAGCATTGTTAAATCGAACGATcagaaacgatttggtaccgtgagttACAGCTACCTCGAACTACTTTTTGTTGGATCAGAGCAAATCTCCACCATTTAAtggtttgaaaaacgtgcgaaCGGAAAACTAGCAAAGTTTTAtaagttgaagaaaaaaaagggtaagagtgataaaaaaaaaccgtgAGCCGATACACAAAGATTTATACTATCATGATATCATCCTtatagcaggtacaatagcaagctataagctagctataaccACACATatcaagaagaaaagagaagaaagcgggctacagatttatagccaactGCAACACGGACTCGAAGACATTATGAGTGTACGAGaggtgggaccgggtattaattgtgtagtttattttttaggaaaaagtacaaattacccccccccctGAACTATGACgacagtatgaattacccccctaaaccacaaaaccagacattttaTACCCTAAACTATCTATACCAGACGAATAACCACCCTCAACCCAATCCAAAACGGTATCGTCCTACGTGGCGTCCGCGTGGCAATCTagtcagcaattttttttaaaaaaggtggatccacctgtcatactctcacaaatctctcttcccctcttctctcaatctctctctgtcACTGTCTCAGATGTCGTTGGGAGCAACGAGTTGGTGGCCGGCGATGGGCGTGCGGCCGgcacggccggcgcggcgggtgCGGCGGGTGGCGGGGGTGCGGCTGGCGGGCGTGGCGGGGTGTGGCGGGGCGTGGTGGGGGCGGGGCAGGCGTCGAGTGTGGCGGGCGTGGGGGTGGCGGgcgtggcgggcggcgagcgTGACGGCGCCCGTGCCCCCCTggggccgcgccgccccgctgcCCCCGTGGTGCCGTGCCCCCTCCTGTAGCGGCGGAGTGCGGCAAGTGGTgagggtggaggcggaggtcgtCTCCGCCCTTCCGCTCCGAGCcccccggcggccgccgccaccgcgcccgagctcctcgtcgtcgtcttcaaccTGGGGCCgttggtctctctctctctctctcacccctctctctcgggCCGTCGGGAGGTCAGCGCGCACGGCGGAGGGTCGACATGGCCGTGGCCACCGTCATCGCCGCGACCGCGCCCGAGCTCGCAGtcgtcgtcttcaacctccaacCTCATCCGCCCCTCTTTGGAGGCCGCCGGTCAGTATCCGCCACGCTTCTCCTTGCTCGGCTCTCCCGACGgcaccagagagagagagacgaccgCCGTCTCGATTCAATGTCctcggccgcccgccgcccgtcTTGCCCTCCCCACCGCGCCCTCCTCGGGGAGGACTCGTCGCCCGCCGCTTGCctgagccgagagagagagagagagagagagaagacgaTGACGACGTAGGCCGCATCCTCCAATGCCCTCCTCGGCGCCTCCCGTCGCCCGTCGTGCCATTCCCGTGCTCTGCCGTCGCCCCCCGCACGTCGACCGCCcgtccgcgcgccgctgccgccgcccactgCCCATCGACACATgcctgagagagagaaggcggagggagaagagagataatgacaggtgggccctatattttctttttttttgctgattgaATTTCCACGTCAGCGACAtgtgtatgccacgtaggagAAAAACAGTTTAGGATTgagtcgagggggtaattcatccggtatcAATAGTTCGAGGTGTaatatgtctggttttgtggttcggagGGTAATTCATACTGTCACAACAGTTcggaggggggtaattcgtactttttcctattttttatagttaactattgtatgaatggactattagattagctataaataatttgGAGCTAACATttggctgtactattaaacttgctcttagaattaaaaaagaaatgtaCTCCATTATCATGTATTGACTGAGCTAGAGCTAATTAAGACCAATTCCTCGGTCTACGGCTGTAATTAAGTGGCCTGTCAGATGTGTAGAGAACATGCATGCTCCGCCATATAAACCCGGAGCAGATCGAGTGTCGGAAGATGAGTAGAATAATAAATGTCATGTTGTAAAAGTATATGcccccaccctcgccgccgccatcctcagGCTccacttccacgactgcttcgtcaggGTATTATACAtagatgacatatatatatagtagttttCTTCTGCTCTACTACTAGCTACTCCGTATATGCTGATCTGAATGCATGGATTGGGATTGCAGGGTTGCGACGCCTCCGTGCTGCTGAGCTCCAcccacggcgtcggcggcggcaacaacATGGCCGAGCGGGACGCACCACCCAACCGGAGCCTGCGCGACTTCGTCTCCGTCCAAAGGGTCAAGTCCAGGCTCGAGGCCGCCTGCCCCTccaccgtctcctgcgccgacatcctcgccCTCATGGTCCGTGACGCTGTCCTCCTCGCCAGTGGACCCTACTGGCCCGTTCCGCTCGGCCGGAGGGACGGCCGCGTCTCCTGCGCCGCTGAGGTTGTCTCCATCCAAGATCGTTTAGAAATTTAAATATTCacttatgcatatatatatccgAGACCTTATAATACATTTTTAGACATCCAAACGACCTTAAATAAATAGTCATCAACTACAAAGCTGTAAATCTTGTCGAGCTCtacaaatttgatataaaatttaTCTTTCATCCGACTttatatgaaaaagttagataaaaacacacatatataagcCGTGTCATTATAGGTgcgggtttttttttaaaggagcACCTATATATGGACTTATAAGTGCTAGTTTTCATTAAGAACGGgcacatatatgatatatgatgTGATGTCTATATGTTTCGGTTCACAATAAAAACCGGTATCTATGATAACGTACTTATAGATGTCGGTTTATTATAAGAAccggtacatatatatgtgatgtTCATAGGTACCGGTCTGTTATAAGAACCGATACCTATGACTTGGGAGGACAATTGGCATTGGTTTTTGTTATAAACCATTACCAATGAATGGTTATAGGTACCGATTCTTAAttttatacttaaaaaataaaaagaaataatttcatTGATGTCGGTTTTAGGCAAATCGGTATTTATAAGGCCGGATGCATGCAGTTTGTAAACACAACAACTTGGATTAGTGTAGTATATAGTTTCAGCAACTTGTCCAAGCGTAGATCTTGTTCATCATGCGAttgatttaaaaagaaaattaagcaCGTAATGGATCATCAATTAATTTTTGTGTTGCTAATTGACACATTGTTTATCCGTAAGAACGTTgagagacatgcatgcatgcatccggGGTAGCCCTTATTGGTGCTGGTGCATGTGTATATTGACTTGAAAGAGAGAGATCGATTTAGCGGCGGTCAAGTCAATTAATTGGCACTAGTATAGATCCTTACATCTGTGATGGCCCataacaagactggaatttacgggccgtcacaaggaagtaatctcaatcgggccgaagtttcgcccgattgagatatggtcgcacaagcatggtatatcggcataaaaataaagcccgtcacggatgacacttatctgtgacgggctgtagttgaggcccgattgagatgagggttccatatctcaatcgggccctaaaagaagcccgtcacagatgagggtcatctgtgacgggctccaactagaggcccgattgagataagtgtagtgcccgtcacagatgacactcttttttgacggccttttattaaggcccgatagagattactggtatgcccgtcacggttgattgttttagggctgttacagatatttgttgcacagtataaatacccgccaccacctagtgtaactgtatcccactgttcactattttggtgggaggctgtagggggcgattttttgtcctttttccaaggaaaacagaaattaaatttctgtaggtgatcaaaatggatcaatcaagtgagcaatattaatcattaattgagcaatttcatcacgtcttacttttgcaataatgatcttataatatgtgcctctaatttgttttttttattttgtagcaattgatcgaagttggatgtatgcgaaaaatttgaaacgtcattctacagagtacagaaagggcgtaataaattttatgaacgccgcggaggaggatcggataagaagaaacagtgattacatgtgttgtccatgtgcagattgcaagaatgagaatatatttgatagcggagaggacgtacacggtcatatgatacaacgaggattcatggagggctatacatgttgggtgaagcatggagagcaagaatcagaaagtggagcagcagcagacagaagtgatgcgcataatcaggaagatgaagatgagcatgatatgtttataccttctccattgggcggtgaaatggttaatgtggatcacgatctactgcaagacatgttacgtgacattgaggacccagcccagaatgagagagatggaatgaagttcagcaggttggtaagtgattccgagatgcctctgtacgctggatgcaaagcaaaacacacttagttgtcagttaccttggacctaatgaaactgaaggcaagtagtggatggacagacaagagtttcacagatcttttaggaattttgaaggctatgcttcctgttgagaacacattgcccgagacgacatacgaagcaaagtaggttctgtgtccactagggttagaggtccgtagaattcacgcttgtcccaacgactgcatattgtaccacaagcaatatgcggacttggatgcttgtcctgtctgcaaggcttctcgatacaagcgaaagaaaagtgctgacgaaggaaataagtcaaagaggggtggtccgcaaaggttgtgtggtatctacctatcattgatcgtttcaagagaatctttgccaacccgaacgaagcgaagttagtacgttggcacgccacggagagaaggaatgacggtatgcttagacacccaacggattcgattgaatggaggaatatcgatcgaaaacacaaagactttgctgccgaccctagaaacatgaggatatgtttgtgtacgaatggcatgaatcctttcggtgacatgagtagtactcacagcacttggccagttcttattgcgaactataacctcccaccatggttatgctttaaacggaaatatattatgttgtgcttgttaatccaaggtccaaagcaacccggcaatgatatggatgtattcctggagcctgttatcgatgatctggagattctttggaaagaaggtgtggaaacttgggatgcatatggtcaggagaacttcaagctaagagttctattgttctgcaccattaatgactaccctgcactcggtaatctttccggacaaactataaaaggaaagaaggcatgctccgattgcaaggaacatacacgaagctggtggctgaagaaatcacgaaagatggtatacatgggtcaccgAAGGTGGCTCCTGCTACGTcacgcatttagaagaaagaagaaaatttataacggtaagagagaacttcagcctgctcccaaagatttgtccggagatgaggtccacaatatggtcaaggacataagcaatgagtttgggaagaaaagaaaacgtagcaagacaaaggagaagggtatgtggaagaaaaaatccatattttggcggctaccttactggaaagatcttgatgtccgtcattgcattgatctcatgcatgtagaaaagaatgtgtgtgagagtttggttggcctgatgctgaatattcccgggaagacaaaggacgggttgaacgcgcgccttgatctataggacatgaatattcgcagtgaactccagcccatacgagatgcagagacaggtaaAGTGTACCTCCCTCTAGCCTGCCACACactgtcgaaggatgagaagatcgcaatgttatcatgcttgaaggatattaaagttccatcgggctattcagcgaggataagtaagtatgttaaattggacgatctaaaacttgttggaatgaagcctcacgattgccacgtgctaatcacacaaatcttgccagttgctatcagaggcattctaccaccgaaagtgtgtcacacgatccaacgtctgtgcgccttcttcaatgcaattggacagaaggttatagatccagaagatctagatgggctacagaccgatattgtgaataccctctgtcacctggagatgtttttcccactgtctttctttgatataatggttcatctccctgttcatctggtga is a genomic window of Oryza glaberrima chromosome 7, OglaRS2, whole genome shotgun sequence containing:
- the LOC127778857 gene encoding peroxidase 1-like, whose translation is MAWRNSGRVKVMNRRSSRMAVMAAAVLAVCSFAAVTMAQLEMDFYSKTCPNVEEIVRREMEEILRVAPTLAGPLLRLHFHDCFVRGCDASVLIDSTAGNVAEKDAKPNLTLRGFGAVQRVKDKLNAACPATVSCADVLALMARDAVVLANGPSWPVSLGRRDGRLSIANDTNQLPPPTANFTQLSQMFAAKGLDAKDLVVLSGGHTLGTAHCALFSDRLYNFTGLVNDGDVDPALDAAYMAKLKAKCRSLSDNTTLSEMDPGSFLTFDASYYRLVAKRRGIFHSDSALLTDPVTRAYVERQATGHFADDFFRDFADSMVKMSTIDVLTGAQGEIRNKCYAINI
- the LOC127779222 gene encoding peroxidase 1-like; this translates as MAVATVIAATAPELAVVVFNLQPHPPLFGGRRSNNKCHVVKVYAPTLAAAILRLHFHDCFVRGCDASVLLSSTHGVGGGNNMAERDAPPNRSLRDFVSVQRVKSRLEAACPSTVSCADILALMVRDAVLLASGPYWPVPLGRRDGRVSCAAEVVSIQDRLEI